One genomic region from Tachysurus fulvidraco isolate hzauxx_2018 chromosome 14, HZAU_PFXX_2.0, whole genome shotgun sequence encodes:
- the LOC113656264 gene encoding probable G-protein coupled receptor 153 isoform X2: MNDEVISTNALAWLVCSGVSILANAWGILSVSAKQKKWKPLEFLICTLAGTHILNMGIPITMYCVIQLRRQHSSYEWNEGLCKVFVSTFYTLTLVTCFSVTSLSYHRMWMVRWPVNYRLSNTKKQAVHTVMGIWMVSFILSTLPAVGWHDTSERFYAHDCRFIVTEIGLGFGVCFLLLISGSVTMGVICIGIALFQTFSMQTGHSTDKNKFNVPTIVVEDAQGKRRSSIDGSEPIKTSLQITYLISGIVFIYDFLTGFPILVVSFASLKYDHSYSWMVLCVLWCSIAQSILLPMFLWACDRYRADVKVVWEKCVAIMSNDEVDEEGLPCITQLGFLRTMWNVPPTRRYSHDETDMWTTGQIPSYLHRWGSTEDMMGVPRYTSNRHERRRSSLVSYHEESIRHQHARRSSDGTRSLPRPQRSEDNLGCFSRDEVINFIDETPLASPIRSPRRASALSLVSATQEHQIILLPHFPLTHFEREPQALRRAMEHKGSRTELHQSSPRKDSNSRGRAVEVGLSECGSDKGCREQRRDRKRASELILTGQSVWTAAHSSLRGKSGQGEGNVTKSEIQGSMNSFRNSQSPSSRYSAFHSGSIRSTN, translated from the exons ATGAATGATGAGGTCATCAGCACCAATGCACTGGCCTGGCTGGTCTGCTCCGGGGTGTCTATCCTGGCGAACGCCTGGGGCATCCTGAGTGTGAGTGCAAAGCAGAAGAAGTGGAAGCCTCTGGAGTTCCTGATCTGCACACTAGCCGGCACACATATCCTCAACATGGGTATCCCTATCACCATGTACTGCGTCATCCAGCTGCGCCGCCAGCACTCCAGCTATGAGTGGAACGAAGGCCTCTGCAAGGTCTTTGTCTCCACCTTCTACACACTTACTCTGGTCACCTGCTTCTCCGTCACATCGCTTTCCTACCACCGCATGTGGATGGTACGCTGGCCTGTCAATTACAG GCTGAGCAACACTAAGAAGCAGGCTGTGCACACAGTGATGGGTATCTGGATGGTTTCTTTCATCCTGTCCACACTGCCGGCTGTGGGTTGGCACGACACCAGCGAGCGATTCTACGCCCACGACTGTCGCTTTATTGTGACTGAAATCGGCCTAGGCTTTGGAGTCTGCTTCCTGTTGCTGATCAGCGGCAGCGTAACCATGGGAGTCATCTGCATCGGCATTGCTCTCTTCCAGACGTTCTCCATGCAAACAGGCCACAGCACTGACAAGAACAAGTTCAACGTGCCCACAATCGTAGTCGAAGACGCGCAGGGTAAGCGTCGCTCGTCCATCGACGGCTCTGAACCAATCAAGACATCGCTGCAAATCACATACCTGATCAGTGGCATCGTGTTCATCTATGACTTCCTGACTGGATTTCCCATTCTG GTGGTGAGCTTTGCCAGTCTGAAGTATGACCATTCCTACAGCTGGATGgtcctgtgtgtgctgtggtgctCCATAGCCCAGTCCATCCTCCTCCCAATGTTCCTGTGGGCCTGTGACCGCTACCGTGCAGACGTCAAGGTGGTCTGGGAGAAATGTGTGGCTATTATGTCCAACGACGAGGTGGACGAAG AGGGCTTGCCTTGTATAACACAGCTTGGGT TTCTCAGAACAATGTGGAAT GTGCCCCCTACAAGAAGATACTCCCACGACGAAACCGACATGTGGACAACAGGGCAGATTCCTTCCTACCTGCATCGCTGGGGCTCCACCGAGGACATGATGGGTGTCCCACGTTACACCTCAAACCGCCACGAGAGGCGGCGCAGCAGCCTGGTCTCGTACCACGAGGAGAGCATCCGCCATCAACACGCACGTAGGAGCTCTGACGGGACACGCTCTCTCCCTCGACCCCAGCGCTCCGAGGACAATTTGGGCTGCTTCAGTCGTGACGAGGTGATCAATTTTATCGATGAAACACCTCTGGCCAGCCCAATTAGGAGCCCCCGCCGTGCGTCGGCACTCTCGTTAGTTTCCGCCACTCAAGAGCATCAGATTATCCTGCTACCACATTTCCCGCTCACACATTTCGAGCGGGAGCCTCAGGCCCTGCGACGTGCTATGGAACACAAGGGCTCACGCACTGAACTGCACCAGAGCTCACCAAGAAAGGACAGTAACAGCAGGGGGAGAGCAGTAGAAGTGGGTCTGAGCGAATGTGGGTCTGATAAAGGGTGCCGAGAGCAGCGGCGGGACAGAAAACGTGCTTCTGAACTAATTTTAACAGGCCAGAGCGTGTGGACAGCAGCACACTCATCACTCAGGGGAAAATCAGGACAAGGGGAAGGGAATGTGACTAAGAGCGAAATCCAGGGGAGCATGAACAGTTTCAGAAACTCACAATCACCGTCGTCAAGATATTCCGCATTTCATTCGGGTTCCATCAGATCGACAAACTAA
- the LOC113656264 gene encoding probable G-protein coupled receptor 153 isoform X1 has translation MNDEVISTNALAWLVCSGVSILANAWGILSVSAKQKKWKPLEFLICTLAGTHILNMGIPITMYCVIQLRRQHSSYEWNEGLCKVFVSTFYTLTLVTCFSVTSLSYHRMWMVRWPVNYRLSNTKKQAVHTVMGIWMVSFILSTLPAVGWHDTSERFYAHDCRFIVTEIGLGFGVCFLLLISGSVTMGVICIGIALFQTFSMQTGHSTDKNKFNVPTIVVEDAQGKRRSSIDGSEPIKTSLQITYLISGIVFIYDFLTGFPILVVSFASLKYDHSYSWMVLCVLWCSIAQSILLPMFLWACDRYRADVKVVWEKCVAIMSNDEVDEENSQDGGIHPDLIYDRPYDYSSAADIMTVDRIAKYEFSTLERGVPQCYPLREPQEDKMHYLQVPPTRRYSHDETDMWTTGQIPSYLHRWGSTEDMMGVPRYTSNRHERRRSSLVSYHEESIRHQHARRSSDGTRSLPRPQRSEDNLGCFSRDEVINFIDETPLASPIRSPRRASALSLVSATQEHQIILLPHFPLTHFEREPQALRRAMEHKGSRTELHQSSPRKDSNSRGRAVEVGLSECGSDKGCREQRRDRKRASELILTGQSVWTAAHSSLRGKSGQGEGNVTKSEIQGSMNSFRNSQSPSSRYSAFHSGSIRSTN, from the exons ATGAATGATGAGGTCATCAGCACCAATGCACTGGCCTGGCTGGTCTGCTCCGGGGTGTCTATCCTGGCGAACGCCTGGGGCATCCTGAGTGTGAGTGCAAAGCAGAAGAAGTGGAAGCCTCTGGAGTTCCTGATCTGCACACTAGCCGGCACACATATCCTCAACATGGGTATCCCTATCACCATGTACTGCGTCATCCAGCTGCGCCGCCAGCACTCCAGCTATGAGTGGAACGAAGGCCTCTGCAAGGTCTTTGTCTCCACCTTCTACACACTTACTCTGGTCACCTGCTTCTCCGTCACATCGCTTTCCTACCACCGCATGTGGATGGTACGCTGGCCTGTCAATTACAG GCTGAGCAACACTAAGAAGCAGGCTGTGCACACAGTGATGGGTATCTGGATGGTTTCTTTCATCCTGTCCACACTGCCGGCTGTGGGTTGGCACGACACCAGCGAGCGATTCTACGCCCACGACTGTCGCTTTATTGTGACTGAAATCGGCCTAGGCTTTGGAGTCTGCTTCCTGTTGCTGATCAGCGGCAGCGTAACCATGGGAGTCATCTGCATCGGCATTGCTCTCTTCCAGACGTTCTCCATGCAAACAGGCCACAGCACTGACAAGAACAAGTTCAACGTGCCCACAATCGTAGTCGAAGACGCGCAGGGTAAGCGTCGCTCGTCCATCGACGGCTCTGAACCAATCAAGACATCGCTGCAAATCACATACCTGATCAGTGGCATCGTGTTCATCTATGACTTCCTGACTGGATTTCCCATTCTG GTGGTGAGCTTTGCCAGTCTGAAGTATGACCATTCCTACAGCTGGATGgtcctgtgtgtgctgtggtgctCCATAGCCCAGTCCATCCTCCTCCCAATGTTCCTGTGGGCCTGTGACCGCTACCGTGCAGACGTCAAGGTGGTCTGGGAGAAATGTGTGGCTATTATGTCCAACGACGAGGTGGACGAAG AAAACAGCCAGGATGGAGGCATTCATCCGGACTTAATATATGACAGACCTTATGACTATAGCTCTGCAGCTGATATCATGACGGTAGACCGTATTGCCAAGTACGAATTCTCAACCTTAGAAAGGGGGGTCCCCCAGTGTTATCCATTGAGGGAGCCTCAGGAAGATAAAATGCACTATTTGCAG GTGCCCCCTACAAGAAGATACTCCCACGACGAAACCGACATGTGGACAACAGGGCAGATTCCTTCCTACCTGCATCGCTGGGGCTCCACCGAGGACATGATGGGTGTCCCACGTTACACCTCAAACCGCCACGAGAGGCGGCGCAGCAGCCTGGTCTCGTACCACGAGGAGAGCATCCGCCATCAACACGCACGTAGGAGCTCTGACGGGACACGCTCTCTCCCTCGACCCCAGCGCTCCGAGGACAATTTGGGCTGCTTCAGTCGTGACGAGGTGATCAATTTTATCGATGAAACACCTCTGGCCAGCCCAATTAGGAGCCCCCGCCGTGCGTCGGCACTCTCGTTAGTTTCCGCCACTCAAGAGCATCAGATTATCCTGCTACCACATTTCCCGCTCACACATTTCGAGCGGGAGCCTCAGGCCCTGCGACGTGCTATGGAACACAAGGGCTCACGCACTGAACTGCACCAGAGCTCACCAAGAAAGGACAGTAACAGCAGGGGGAGAGCAGTAGAAGTGGGTCTGAGCGAATGTGGGTCTGATAAAGGGTGCCGAGAGCAGCGGCGGGACAGAAAACGTGCTTCTGAACTAATTTTAACAGGCCAGAGCGTGTGGACAGCAGCACACTCATCACTCAGGGGAAAATCAGGACAAGGGGAAGGGAATGTGACTAAGAGCGAAATCCAGGGGAGCATGAACAGTTTCAGAAACTCACAATCACCGTCGTCAAGATATTCCGCATTTCATTCGGGTTCCATCAGATCGACAAACTAA
- the LOC113656264 gene encoding probable G-protein coupled receptor 153 isoform X3: MGIWMVSFILSTLPAVGWHDTSERFYAHDCRFIVTEIGLGFGVCFLLLISGSVTMGVICIGIALFQTFSMQTGHSTDKNKFNVPTIVVEDAQGKRRSSIDGSEPIKTSLQITYLISGIVFIYDFLTGFPILVVSFASLKYDHSYSWMVLCVLWCSIAQSILLPMFLWACDRYRADVKVVWEKCVAIMSNDEVDEENSQDGGIHPDLIYDRPYDYSSAADIMTVDRIAKYEFSTLERGVPQCYPLREPQEDKMHYLQVPPTRRYSHDETDMWTTGQIPSYLHRWGSTEDMMGVPRYTSNRHERRRSSLVSYHEESIRHQHARRSSDGTRSLPRPQRSEDNLGCFSRDEVINFIDETPLASPIRSPRRASALSLVSATQEHQIILLPHFPLTHFEREPQALRRAMEHKGSRTELHQSSPRKDSNSRGRAVEVGLSECGSDKGCREQRRDRKRASELILTGQSVWTAAHSSLRGKSGQGEGNVTKSEIQGSMNSFRNSQSPSSRYSAFHSGSIRSTN; this comes from the exons ATGGGTATCTGGATGGTTTCTTTCATCCTGTCCACACTGCCGGCTGTGGGTTGGCACGACACCAGCGAGCGATTCTACGCCCACGACTGTCGCTTTATTGTGACTGAAATCGGCCTAGGCTTTGGAGTCTGCTTCCTGTTGCTGATCAGCGGCAGCGTAACCATGGGAGTCATCTGCATCGGCATTGCTCTCTTCCAGACGTTCTCCATGCAAACAGGCCACAGCACTGACAAGAACAAGTTCAACGTGCCCACAATCGTAGTCGAAGACGCGCAGGGTAAGCGTCGCTCGTCCATCGACGGCTCTGAACCAATCAAGACATCGCTGCAAATCACATACCTGATCAGTGGCATCGTGTTCATCTATGACTTCCTGACTGGATTTCCCATTCTG GTGGTGAGCTTTGCCAGTCTGAAGTATGACCATTCCTACAGCTGGATGgtcctgtgtgtgctgtggtgctCCATAGCCCAGTCCATCCTCCTCCCAATGTTCCTGTGGGCCTGTGACCGCTACCGTGCAGACGTCAAGGTGGTCTGGGAGAAATGTGTGGCTATTATGTCCAACGACGAGGTGGACGAAG AAAACAGCCAGGATGGAGGCATTCATCCGGACTTAATATATGACAGACCTTATGACTATAGCTCTGCAGCTGATATCATGACGGTAGACCGTATTGCCAAGTACGAATTCTCAACCTTAGAAAGGGGGGTCCCCCAGTGTTATCCATTGAGGGAGCCTCAGGAAGATAAAATGCACTATTTGCAG GTGCCCCCTACAAGAAGATACTCCCACGACGAAACCGACATGTGGACAACAGGGCAGATTCCTTCCTACCTGCATCGCTGGGGCTCCACCGAGGACATGATGGGTGTCCCACGTTACACCTCAAACCGCCACGAGAGGCGGCGCAGCAGCCTGGTCTCGTACCACGAGGAGAGCATCCGCCATCAACACGCACGTAGGAGCTCTGACGGGACACGCTCTCTCCCTCGACCCCAGCGCTCCGAGGACAATTTGGGCTGCTTCAGTCGTGACGAGGTGATCAATTTTATCGATGAAACACCTCTGGCCAGCCCAATTAGGAGCCCCCGCCGTGCGTCGGCACTCTCGTTAGTTTCCGCCACTCAAGAGCATCAGATTATCCTGCTACCACATTTCCCGCTCACACATTTCGAGCGGGAGCCTCAGGCCCTGCGACGTGCTATGGAACACAAGGGCTCACGCACTGAACTGCACCAGAGCTCACCAAGAAAGGACAGTAACAGCAGGGGGAGAGCAGTAGAAGTGGGTCTGAGCGAATGTGGGTCTGATAAAGGGTGCCGAGAGCAGCGGCGGGACAGAAAACGTGCTTCTGAACTAATTTTAACAGGCCAGAGCGTGTGGACAGCAGCACACTCATCACTCAGGGGAAAATCAGGACAAGGGGAAGGGAATGTGACTAAGAGCGAAATCCAGGGGAGCATGAACAGTTTCAGAAACTCACAATCACCGTCGTCAAGATATTCCGCATTTCATTCGGGTTCCATCAGATCGACAAACTAA
- the her3 gene encoding hairy-related 3 encodes MVAASESSIKTKVSGGKKISKPLMEKKRRARINTCLDQLKTLLEGFYSNNIRKRKFEKADILELTVKHLKHLQSTEKVSTVSPAITEYQAGFRTCIAGVHQYLLMSNANPALRSNALAHLSNALLCLGARLPDSSTADSDGSLKASTPTSPRTDVMCLLTDVKVSQNVKRKRTEISNKDKTTHKHIVVNQSCSASTNLQHNYWRPW; translated from the exons ATGGTTGCAGCTTCAGAGTCCTCGATAAAGACAAAAGTTTCAGGCGGTAAAAAG ATTTCCAAACCGCTgatggaaaaaaagagaagagcaCGCATAAATACCTGCTTGGATCAGCTAAAAACCCTACTGGAAGGCTTCTACTCCAACAAT atCCGAAAGCGGAAATTTGAAAAAGCGGACATTTTGGAACTAACTGTGAAGCACCTGAAGCATCTTCAAAGCACTGAGAAAG TATCCACCGTTAGCCCTGCTATCACTGAATATCAGGCCGGCTTCAGGACTTGCATCGCCGGTGTGCATCAGTATCTTCTCATGAGCAACGCAAACCCTGCGCTCAGGTCTAACGCGCTTGCGCACCTGTCTAACGCACTCCTGTGCCTCGGCGCGCGACTACCGGATTCCAGTACCGCGGACAGCGACGGCTCCTTGAAGGCTAGCACTCCCACATCTCCTCGCACCGACGTCATGTGTCTCCTGACTGACGTCAAAGTGTCTCAAAACGTTAAACGAAAACGGACTGAAATCtccaacaaagacaaaacaacacacaagcacatcGTTGTTAACCAAAGCTGTAGTGCTTCTACAAACTTACAGCACAATTATTGGCGGCCCTGGTAG